In Armatimonadota bacterium, a single genomic region encodes these proteins:
- a CDS encoding helix-turn-helix domain-containing protein produces MNTPQKLAYTVKEASSLLSLSRAQLYRLMDQGDIKFVKIGRSRRITAEQLQAFVSLATNYGKLEVIA; encoded by the coding sequence ATGAATACACCACAGAAGCTCGCTTACACAGTTAAGGAGGCATCCAGCCTGCTCTCGCTCTCCCGTGCTCAGCTCTACCGACTCATGGATCAGGGCGATATCAAGTTCGTCAAGATTGGCCGAAGTCGGCGGATCACTGCTGAACAACTCCAAGCATTCGTATCACTTGCTACGAACTACGGAAAACTGGAGGTGATTGCGTAA
- a CDS encoding NF038122 family metalloprotease → MKRFGTICGIATLALLSTKSEALTFNINWTGSTTAGSPTAIAFQNAANQWASLFTDSVTVNLNLGTAALSSGVLAQAGSSSVNVSYTNFRNALNADKTTADDILAVNSLPTGSSFSAVSNYWSGVGATPTTFSGINTVNVNLANARALGLWTANDGNTDASITFSTAFNWDLDQSNGITPGQYDFTGIAVHEIGHALGFVSGVDDVDFNAVGNTGSPTTGGWVNPLDLFRFKSGTNIPYLAADNTAKYFSLDLGATGGSQLFSNGVQRGDGRQASHWKDNLGLGALDPTAAAGELISISNLDRRAFDVIGWTPVPEPATMVALGLGIAGLARRRRKSV, encoded by the coding sequence TTGAAGCGCTTTGGAACAATCTGCGGGATCGCGACCCTTGCTCTACTTTCGACAAAGTCGGAAGCTTTGACATTTAACATTAACTGGACGGGCTCGACTACAGCTGGCTCACCGACTGCCATAGCATTCCAAAATGCAGCCAACCAGTGGGCGAGTCTCTTCACCGATTCGGTTACCGTCAATCTAAACCTGGGTACCGCTGCTCTTTCAAGCGGAGTTTTAGCGCAAGCCGGTAGCTCTTCGGTGAATGTTAGCTACACGAATTTCCGAAACGCCCTTAACGCCGATAAGACAACTGCAGACGACATTTTGGCGGTAAACAGCTTGCCGACCGGTTCGTCGTTCAGTGCAGTTTCAAACTACTGGAGTGGTGTCGGAGCGACGCCAACTACGTTTAGCGGAATCAATACCGTCAACGTTAATCTGGCCAACGCCAGGGCACTCGGTCTCTGGACGGCGAATGACGGAAACACGGACGCTTCGATCACATTCAGTACGGCTTTCAACTGGGATTTGGACCAGTCCAACGGGATCACCCCCGGTCAATATGACTTCACGGGAATTGCGGTTCACGAAATCGGACATGCGCTCGGATTCGTGAGCGGAGTTGATGACGTTGACTTTAACGCGGTTGGTAATACCGGTTCACCCACGACTGGAGGTTGGGTCAACCCACTTGACTTGTTCCGTTTCAAGAGCGGGACTAACATCCCTTACTTGGCCGCAGACAACACCGCTAAGTATTTCTCGCTCGATTTGGGTGCGACGGGAGGAAGCCAACTGTTTTCCAATGGCGTTCAACGAGGCGATGGCCGGCAAGCAAGCCACTGGAAAGATAATTTGGGGCTTGGTGCCCTTGACCCGACTGCCGCGGCAGGAGAGTTGATTAGCATCTCAAACCTCGACAGGCGAGCGTTCGACGTGATTGGTTGGACTCCTGTCCCGGAACCAGCGACCATGGTTGCTTTGGGTCTCGGCATCGCCGGGCTCGCCCGACGACGCCGAAAGTCGGTCTAA
- a CDS encoding recombinase family protein translates to MQVAIYIRKSSESEDRQVQSLEDQKKVLLEFAKRNGIHVTEILEESKSAKQPGTRPVFSQLIQKIESGGIAGLLVWHMNRLSRNMLEGGQIAHLLHCGRLEFIKTPERTYYPDDSALLISIENGMATSFIQDLRRNTIRGMIGKAERGWKPTHPPIGYRYNKETHEIVIDPAKFAILRQCWELILTGNATVARAVKYAEELGMRHLFQSGHVPRSKLYKAFADPFYYGKFEFRGKTYQGAHQPMISKAEFDRAHDILSGRLRSNRSKHNFTYAGLLKCRYCGCSITAERKTKHYKTTNRVANYVYYHCTGARGCRKCSVSETELDRRLGQAIMQFKLPPELLPWAGTEFKKYIEKIESAEGQSVNLTKEKVSKLGRRLKRLHQMRLDDEIEAAEYKELKTQIESELTELKTASAREATIKNSLARQIENRLALLEQAQCLEDLSSQMRQVMLRQLARSYFLTLENVEIEPDPIIGQIIAFEPLKSSFQSYKEGHPVREFNVWLPLVDKIRTALLTEPDLTTD, encoded by the coding sequence ATGCAAGTCGCTATCTACATCCGCAAATCCAGCGAGAGCGAGGATCGTCAAGTTCAGAGTCTTGAAGATCAGAAGAAGGTCCTGCTAGAGTTCGCCAAGCGAAATGGGATTCACGTTACCGAGATTCTCGAAGAGTCCAAGTCGGCTAAACAGCCGGGAACTCGCCCAGTCTTTTCGCAGCTGATTCAAAAGATTGAATCAGGCGGGATCGCTGGTCTATTGGTATGGCACATGAACCGCCTTAGCCGGAACATGTTGGAGGGCGGACAAATTGCTCACCTCCTGCATTGCGGGAGGCTTGAGTTCATCAAAACTCCTGAGCGAACCTACTACCCGGATGATAGTGCGCTCCTCATCTCCATCGAGAACGGAATGGCGACAAGCTTTATCCAAGATCTTCGTCGTAACACGATTCGCGGAATGATTGGTAAGGCCGAGCGTGGCTGGAAACCGACCCATCCACCGATTGGCTATCGATACAACAAAGAGACCCATGAAATTGTGATCGATCCGGCCAAGTTCGCAATCCTTCGCCAATGTTGGGAGCTGATCCTTACTGGCAATGCGACCGTAGCAAGAGCCGTCAAATATGCAGAAGAGCTAGGTATGCGACATCTGTTTCAAAGTGGTCACGTACCACGGAGCAAACTATACAAAGCCTTCGCTGATCCGTTCTACTACGGCAAATTTGAGTTTCGAGGAAAGACATACCAAGGCGCTCACCAGCCAATGATCTCTAAAGCTGAGTTCGATAGGGCCCATGACATCCTATCAGGGAGACTCAGATCGAACCGTTCTAAGCACAACTTCACGTACGCTGGACTACTGAAGTGCCGCTATTGTGGATGCTCAATTACTGCGGAACGCAAGACGAAGCACTATAAGACCACCAACCGGGTCGCAAACTACGTTTACTATCACTGCACGGGCGCGAGAGGTTGTAGGAAATGTAGCGTATCCGAGACCGAACTAGATCGCCGACTTGGGCAAGCGATCATGCAGTTTAAGCTACCTCCCGAATTACTCCCCTGGGCTGGGACCGAATTCAAGAAATACATCGAAAAAATTGAATCTGCGGAAGGTCAATCTGTGAACCTAACCAAAGAAAAGGTCTCCAAGCTCGGGCGACGCCTTAAGCGGCTTCATCAAATGCGCCTCGATGATGAGATCGAGGCAGCAGAGTACAAAGAACTGAAGACTCAGATCGAAAGCGAATTGACAGAACTGAAAACAGCTAGCGCTCGTGAAGCGACTATTAAAAACTCCCTCGCTAGGCAGATAGAAAACAGACTTGCTCTTCTCGAACAAGCCCAATGCCTCGAAGACTTGTCATCGCAGATGCGACAAGTCATGTTGCGACAACTAGCCAGAAGTTACTTTCTCACTCTGGAAAACGTGGAAATTGAGCCCGATCCAATCATCGGACAAATCATCGCTTTCGAACCTCTGAAGAGTAGCTTCCAGAGCTACAAAGAAGGGCATCCAGTTCGAGAATTTAATGTTTGGCTGCCCTTGGTGGACAAAATCCGAACCGCATTGCTTACTGAACCCGACCTCACAACAGATTGA
- a CDS encoding type IV secretion system DNA-binding domain-containing protein, translating into MVVRADGKPLGHWIGIRKGWQEMGLPLGEVLVPLPISLMRTHSLLIGATGSGKSTAIHHLIAQDVLTGHPFIVLDMRGDLVNAALEICAGYVPPSSIALFDLREKERPLGFNPLFGSGEPHFRALGVLDVVASESDSWGVQLAESLRMAVMLLAETVCSLTDIEKLFFNAGFRELLISKCQNEQVVGFWNRYGALNTDRQLAMATPVLNKVSILFASESLRRTLGNPKPLDLGRHLNQPGSVTLISLAADELHSAGRMFGSMMLSSITREVFSRVNIPEGKRNPVHLYVDEFEHFGTKEFENILAEGRRFGLSLILAHQTLSQLNPKIRSMILNNVGVKLVFRTGREDAQVLSKDLCGDPKALDLTQLATGEAILSTRHEGPTVIEINAPLFKDVGRRSYEAEEFSRTIKARNPDWTTHAPIIVPQPKSESAPVVQPAPDAGHKADLGDWL; encoded by the coding sequence ATGGTAGTTAGAGCAGACGGAAAACCCCTCGGGCACTGGATCGGAATACGAAAAGGATGGCAGGAGATGGGCTTGCCACTGGGCGAAGTGCTGGTTCCACTCCCGATCTCCTTGATGAGAACCCACAGCCTACTGATTGGTGCTACAGGTTCAGGAAAGTCCACCGCCATCCACCACTTAATTGCGCAGGACGTACTCACTGGACACCCATTTATCGTCCTCGACATGCGCGGGGACCTCGTTAATGCAGCTCTTGAAATCTGTGCTGGTTACGTTCCGCCATCCAGCATTGCCCTCTTCGACCTGAGAGAAAAAGAGAGACCTCTCGGATTTAACCCACTCTTTGGATCTGGGGAACCGCACTTCCGGGCACTGGGCGTCCTAGACGTGGTTGCGAGTGAATCTGACTCATGGGGAGTGCAACTCGCAGAAAGTTTACGCATGGCGGTTATGCTTCTCGCGGAAACTGTTTGCTCACTCACCGACATTGAGAAGCTGTTTTTCAACGCTGGCTTTCGAGAACTCCTCATCTCAAAGTGCCAGAACGAACAAGTCGTAGGATTCTGGAATCGCTATGGCGCACTGAACACGGATCGTCAGCTCGCAATGGCGACGCCGGTGCTCAACAAGGTCAGCATCCTCTTTGCTTCGGAGTCTCTGCGACGAACACTTGGGAACCCCAAGCCTCTTGATCTCGGTCGTCATCTCAATCAGCCAGGCAGCGTGACCCTCATCTCCCTTGCCGCTGATGAACTCCACTCAGCAGGGCGCATGTTCGGCTCCATGATGCTCTCCAGCATCACCAGAGAGGTTTTCAGCCGCGTAAACATCCCCGAAGGCAAGCGGAATCCAGTTCACCTTTATGTCGATGAATTTGAGCATTTTGGAACGAAGGAGTTTGAGAACATCCTCGCTGAAGGTCGCCGCTTTGGACTGAGCCTCATTCTCGCTCACCAGACTCTCAGTCAGTTGAATCCGAAAATCCGGTCGATGATTCTCAACAATGTGGGGGTCAAGTTGGTGTTCCGCACCGGGCGCGAAGATGCCCAGGTTTTGAGCAAAGACCTCTGCGGCGATCCAAAGGCTTTGGATCTCACACAGCTTGCCACGGGTGAAGCAATTCTCTCGACAAGGCATGAGGGTCCAACCGTCATCGAAATCAACGCCCCGCTCTTCAAAGATGTTGGACGCAGAAGTTACGAGGCCGAAGAGTTCAGTAGGACGATCAAGGCACGTAATCCGGACTGGACCACCCATGCTCCCATCATCGTCCCTCAACCGAAATCGGAGTCGGCCCCGGTCGTCCAGCCCGCACCCGACGCTGGGCACAAGGCTGACCTAGGAGACTGGCTATGA
- a CDS encoding replication-relaxation family protein codes for MILQPRDISLVKDVSLSHVLSRNQVINLGYFSTVTRANTRLRELVKLGYLAKLATPFMTQHLYVPGKKAPEIVDYRIANLIRNRGESPRFIQHALNTTNVRISLIAKGATDWRFEQQLWRKLEGLEVRPDGLAITTKLPMFIEIDLGHVSPQKFKSKLLSYEALAVSGQCQSLYGFDKFRLLTITTGSKRAKSLSRLLPNPSYDHLVQTFADLGVVPVGAWS; via the coding sequence ATGATCCTTCAGCCCCGTGATATCTCGCTCGTGAAAGACGTGTCGCTCTCGCACGTTTTGAGCCGGAATCAGGTTATCAACCTTGGCTATTTCTCAACGGTGACCCGGGCAAATACCCGCTTGCGTGAACTCGTGAAACTTGGCTACCTCGCCAAGCTCGCCACTCCATTCATGACCCAGCACTTGTACGTTCCGGGCAAAAAGGCTCCTGAGATCGTCGACTACAGGATTGCAAACCTTATTCGCAATCGAGGCGAGTCACCTAGATTCATTCAGCACGCGCTCAACACTACAAACGTCCGAATCTCTCTCATCGCCAAGGGCGCAACCGACTGGCGGTTTGAACAACAGCTTTGGCGAAAGCTCGAAGGGCTGGAGGTGCGCCCGGACGGACTTGCCATCACAACCAAGCTCCCGATGTTCATCGAGATTGATCTCGGACACGTCTCGCCCCAAAAATTCAAATCTAAGCTCCTCAGCTACGAAGCTCTAGCCGTTTCCGGGCAATGCCAATCCCTGTATGGCTTCGACAAGTTCCGGCTCCTCACCATCACCACCGGATCTAAGAGGGCCAAATCGCTTTCCCGTCTCCTTCCGAACCCTTCCTATGACCACTTGGTGCAAACCTTTGCGGACTTAGGCGTTGTTCCGGTAGGAGCGTGGAGTTAA
- a CDS encoding LLM class flavin-dependent oxidoreductase gives MEIFLLDLGQPLEGIGASDRVRLAVSTALQMEEINVDGFWVGEHHGEAAFSAPEVMISSIASATSRLRVGSGGVLISIHSVYATAERFRLLSALFPNRIEIGVARGKPPDNLISQFGDFSNETYEQRVRGLRTALLESRSGPQPNDCQAPPIWLLGMGSRSASLAGELGVNYCHGLFLKGAEPLTAAYETYTRALPVGCNGCFGVAMSVAMSGEQPARIFAGTYARVNLTIDEDQVIENAMCLASGVVLSRTVFVSAAASAKAYASIASHLPGVAATLGCFKSSAVTCK, from the coding sequence ATGGAGATTTTCTTGCTTGATCTTGGGCAGCCCCTTGAAGGAATTGGGGCAAGCGATAGAGTCCGTCTAGCCGTCTCGACTGCCCTCCAAATGGAGGAGATCAATGTCGACGGGTTTTGGGTAGGAGAACACCACGGCGAAGCAGCCTTTTCCGCTCCCGAAGTCATGATCTCGTCAATTGCTAGCGCAACTAGTCGGTTAAGAGTGGGGTCTGGTGGAGTGTTGATTAGCATCCATAGCGTTTATGCCACTGCCGAGCGGTTCCGATTGCTTAGCGCTCTCTTCCCAAACCGGATCGAGATAGGAGTCGCTCGCGGAAAACCGCCTGACAACCTAATTAGTCAGTTCGGAGACTTCTCTAATGAAACTTACGAACAGCGAGTTAGGGGGCTCAGAACCGCTCTACTAGAGTCGCGTTCGGGTCCGCAGCCGAACGATTGCCAGGCTCCACCAATATGGCTTTTGGGAATGGGTTCAAGGTCGGCATCCCTTGCTGGAGAACTTGGTGTCAACTACTGCCACGGCCTTTTTCTCAAAGGCGCGGAACCGTTGACTGCCGCTTATGAAACATACACTCGGGCGCTACCTGTAGGTTGCAATGGCTGCTTTGGCGTAGCGATGTCTGTTGCAATGTCTGGAGAGCAACCTGCTAGAATCTTTGCAGGCACTTATGCCAGGGTCAACCTTACAATTGACGAAGACCAAGTGATCGAAAACGCAATGTGCCTCGCCAGTGGCGTCGTTCTGTCGCGGACTGTATTCGTCTCCGCCGCAGCAAGCGCAAAGGCATATGCGTCAATCGCCAGTCACCTTCCAGGTGTTGCGGCAACTTTGGGTTGTTTCAAAAGCTCCGCTGTCACATGTAAATGA
- a CDS encoding tyrosine-type recombinase/integrase, translating to MANRADNNDGSCREILTGKHKGKWRVQHILYFPDGTQKRISKLFRTKTEGKEYLRSLVRGDKQVDVQSNREMTLGDWFDWLVENDWPESLAEVTIEQRKRRFRKYVAKQFGELPLSKIDPLKVRMFYKTLRENGASESLVASVKADLVRAFNLAVSPYGKVPVTIANPFRLTIPAPRLRTAVALNPDQVRVAVHSPNIELPQRAMLAVLLLAGLRLGEMMALTKRQLKFEDDQILIDQAVRVEFCGKQSVGLPKGKKIRHAVMCNALKSILREYTKNMSDDMFLWSAQNENQPRMKKRIYDTWRSIIKTTGLPSDMSPHDCRLTHINIIEKLMPEVSATTLKEHVGHSAEGVTQVSYTRPLNSAQIILRDALGCVFRL from the coding sequence ATGGCTAACCGAGCTGATAATAACGACGGTTCCTGCCGTGAAATCTTAACAGGAAAACACAAAGGAAAGTGGAGGGTGCAGCACATCCTCTACTTCCCGGACGGAACACAAAAACGAATATCCAAACTCTTTAGAACAAAAACCGAAGGCAAAGAATATCTTCGGTCTCTCGTCCGCGGAGACAAGCAGGTAGATGTGCAGTCCAACCGGGAGATGACCCTCGGGGATTGGTTTGATTGGCTCGTTGAAAATGACTGGCCAGAAAGTCTTGCGGAAGTTACGATTGAACAGCGTAAGCGGCGATTCAGAAAATACGTGGCAAAACAGTTTGGTGAGCTACCACTTTCAAAGATTGATCCGCTGAAGGTGCGCATGTTTTACAAGACGCTCAGAGAGAACGGTGCAAGTGAATCGCTTGTAGCTTCCGTCAAGGCTGACCTCGTTCGAGCCTTCAACCTAGCGGTTTCGCCGTACGGAAAGGTTCCAGTGACGATTGCAAATCCGTTTCGACTCACAATTCCCGCCCCCAGACTTCGAACTGCAGTTGCTCTGAACCCAGACCAAGTACGAGTTGCGGTTCACTCACCAAATATAGAACTGCCTCAACGAGCAATGCTCGCAGTCCTTCTGCTTGCCGGTCTCAGACTTGGCGAAATGATGGCACTAACTAAGAGGCAGCTCAAGTTCGAAGATGATCAAATCCTGATTGATCAAGCAGTGAGAGTCGAGTTTTGCGGAAAGCAATCCGTGGGATTGCCCAAAGGCAAAAAGATTCGGCATGCGGTGATGTGCAATGCCTTGAAATCAATTCTTCGTGAATACACAAAGAATATGTCGGACGATATGTTTCTGTGGTCGGCTCAAAACGAGAATCAGCCGCGCATGAAAAAGCGGATCTATGACACATGGCGCAGTATTATCAAAACGACAGGGCTACCTTCGGACATGTCACCACACGACTGTCGGCTGACGCATATCAACATTATCGAGAAGTTGATGCCAGAAGTTTCAGCGACGACGCTAAAAGAGCATGTTGGCCACTCTGCCGAAGGGGTAACTCAGGTGAGCTACACGAGGCCACTAAACTCTGCGCAAATCATCCTTCGAGATGCACTAGGATGTGTCTTTCGACTTTAA